In Janibacter sp. CX7, a single genomic region encodes these proteins:
- a CDS encoding amino acid ABC transporter permease yields the protein MMPAITFEEFWSWEAARELAPEIIEAFFTATLLITVVGTAVAVVVGLLLAVITQVAPAILSRPVRWVMDVIRMTPLIVQLVFAKFLVPVDWDMLWVGTVVIGIHYATYMAESFIAGIRSVDAGQWEAARALSLPQGRTWRDIVLPQALRSTLPALGNWAISMFKDTPYLFAISVLEMVTVAQQAGGNTFRYNEAFTIAGLIFLVASLVTAVAVRRLEKALVY from the coding sequence ATGATGCCCGCCATCACCTTCGAGGAGTTCTGGAGCTGGGAGGCCGCGCGCGAGCTGGCCCCCGAGATCATCGAGGCCTTCTTCACGGCCACCCTGCTCATCACCGTCGTCGGCACGGCCGTCGCCGTCGTCGTGGGCCTGCTCCTGGCCGTCATCACCCAGGTCGCGCCGGCGATCCTGTCGCGCCCCGTGCGCTGGGTCATGGACGTCATCAGGATGACGCCGCTGATCGTCCAGCTGGTCTTCGCGAAGTTCCTCGTGCCCGTGGACTGGGACATGCTCTGGGTCGGGACCGTGGTCATCGGCATCCACTACGCGACCTACATGGCCGAGTCCTTCATCGCCGGCATCCGCTCGGTCGACGCCGGCCAGTGGGAGGCGGCCCGCGCGCTCAGCCTCCCGCAGGGGCGCACGTGGCGGGACATCGTCCTCCCGCAGGCGCTGCGGTCGACGCTCCCGGCGCTCGGCAACTGGGCCATCTCGATGTTCAAGGACACCCCGTACCTCTTCGCGATCTCCGTGCTCGAGATGGTCACCGTCGCCCAGCAGGCCGGTGGCAACACCTTCCGCTACAACGAGGCCTTCACCATCGCGGGCCTGATCTTCCTCGTCGCCAGCCTGGTCACCGCGGTGGCCGTGCGCAGATTGGAAAAAGCTCTTGTCTACTGA
- the ehuC gene encoding ectoine/hydroxyectoine ABC transporter permease subunit EhuC has product MTDHLDTLRDALPRLGEGVLVTLQLTLGGALVAFVVSVALGLLSISPVAPLRWLATIIVEFFRGTSLVVQLFWLYYVMPLFGVSWDAVLTGVIALGLNYGAYGAEIVRGSINAVDRGQWEGAKALNMSPLTRMRRIIWPQAWVLMLSGYNNLLVMLIKGTAVALFIGLQDLAYEIDQLRINTTTVFAYGIGLVIYYLFALVFSSGLRQLEKRARRRLGLPARSAHAGAGVAL; this is encoded by the coding sequence GTGACCGATCATCTCGACACGCTCCGGGATGCCCTGCCGAGACTGGGCGAGGGCGTGCTCGTCACGCTCCAGCTCACGCTCGGCGGGGCCCTGGTGGCCTTCGTCGTCTCGGTCGCCCTCGGCCTGCTGAGCATCAGCCCCGTCGCGCCCCTGCGGTGGCTCGCGACGATCATCGTGGAGTTCTTCCGCGGGACCTCGCTCGTCGTCCAGCTCTTCTGGCTCTACTACGTCATGCCGCTCTTCGGCGTCAGCTGGGATGCCGTGCTCACCGGCGTCATCGCGCTGGGGCTCAACTACGGCGCCTACGGGGCCGAGATCGTGCGCGGCTCGATCAATGCCGTCGACCGCGGCCAGTGGGAGGGCGCCAAGGCCCTCAACATGTCGCCGCTGACCCGGATGCGACGGATCATCTGGCCGCAGGCCTGGGTGCTCATGCTCTCGGGCTACAACAACCTGCTTGTCATGCTCATCAAGGGCACGGCCGTGGCCCTCTTCATCGGGCTGCAGGACCTCGCCTACGAGATCGACCAGCTGCGCATCAACACGACGACGGTCTTCGCCTACGGCATCGGCCTGGTCATCTACTACCTCTTCGCGCTCGTCTTCTCCTCCGGGCTGAGGCAGCTGGAGAAGCGGGCGCGCCGGCGGCTCGGCCTGCCCGCTCGGAGCGCCCACGCCGGAGCGGGGGTGGCGCTGTGA
- the ehuB gene encoding ectoine/hydroxyectoine ABC transporter substrate-binding protein EhuB yields MRHTKTLAGTAALTLALTLAACGDSESDSSSGDKLSELKDKGTITVAFAGEEPYSFEKDGELTGATIALHKKIFKDMGIEEVKGVKTEWNALIPGLKAGRYDAISAGMSILPDRCKEASFGDPEILYTTALMVPEGNPKNLKNLDDVKKSGAKLATMSGAIETDYAKSLDIEATQVKTPQDGMDAVARGSSDVFALTGISLRTMDENNPDVKVEVTDSFVAVVDGKEQVGAGATVFKKGDDTLRDAYNKELAKITGDEKAYTDVIGEFGFTDAERPKGDLTTEQLCKGELPDAK; encoded by the coding sequence GTGCGCCACACCAAGACCCTGGCCGGAACGGCCGCGCTGACCCTCGCCCTGACCCTCGCGGCCTGCGGCGACTCCGAGTCGGACAGCTCGTCGGGGGACAAGCTGTCGGAGCTCAAGGACAAGGGGACGATCACCGTCGCCTTCGCCGGCGAGGAGCCCTACTCCTTCGAGAAGGACGGCGAGCTCACGGGAGCGACGATCGCCCTCCACAAGAAGATCTTCAAGGACATGGGGATCGAGGAGGTCAAGGGCGTCAAGACCGAGTGGAATGCCCTCATCCCCGGGCTCAAGGCCGGGCGCTACGACGCCATCTCGGCGGGCATGTCGATCCTGCCGGACCGCTGCAAGGAGGCCTCCTTCGGCGACCCGGAGATCCTCTACACGACGGCGCTCATGGTGCCCGAGGGCAACCCGAAGAACCTCAAGAACCTCGACGACGTCAAGAAGTCCGGCGCCAAGCTCGCGACGATGAGCGGCGCCATCGAGACCGACTACGCCAAGTCGCTCGACATCGAGGCCACCCAGGTCAAGACTCCCCAGGACGGCATGGACGCGGTCGCGCGCGGCAGCAGCGACGTCTTCGCGCTCACCGGGATCTCGCTGCGGACCATGGACGAGAACAACCCCGATGTGAAGGTCGAGGTCACCGACTCCTTCGTCGCCGTCGTCGACGGCAAGGAGCAGGTCGGTGCCGGTGCGACCGTCTTCAAGAAGGGTGACGACACCCTGCGCGACGCCTACAACAAGGAGCTCGCCAAGATCACCGGTGACGAGAAGGCCTACACCGACGTCATCGGTGAGTTCGGCTTCACCGACGCCGAGCGGCCCAAGGGCGACCTGACGACCGAGCAGCTCTGCAAGGGCGAGCTGCCGGACGCCAAGTGA
- a CDS encoding DUF2339 domain-containing protein, which produces MSMSGDPVLERVRAIEDDFADAMSRMYTVGNELATLRARLETEASPAQWTPVAEPAAPPTPAAATADPQPSPVPTAPAGLVTPPPPAHAPAYAPAAVPPPARPLPPAEPWWQRDGVVAKILAVVGATITLIGVAFLLALAIQMGFFGPVARVTSGALLAMGLVGAAALVRRREAGTVGALGLAATGIATAYLDVLAVTRIYDWVPLAGGMVIAGLIALGGVLLARAWDSQLLAVVAVLGVALMAPFVGLEHARLTGAFLLVLTIATWPAQVGRRWWALELARVVPTGLFLAALALAQERTAVPVVLALGLAVLVVGTTVAGTRSERLPLQLGALVPVGVMPVWSAGVAAPDRWVGTALLVVATCLLLLAAGLVVHREGTALQHRVPEIALAAAGVTSLTAAPRAVDGGSLAIVAIVGVALVWAVAALVPRQRSVLLVAWGLGVIALLGSLALLPYVVLRSQAGDVGPRHLVTAVLLVALLVVTARASDRIIPATAPVLSRALLALAVVSTGGAVVVSGVLLGQLLDDPRGGFTAGQAGATVVWMAAAALLLLRGLRGSTIAVPAGLTLAAASVVKLLLFDLAFLGGLARVVSFIVAGLLLLGMGAGYAQALERSRREGTDRTPPGPPPGPVDNPTAPTPIPPTV; this is translated from the coding sequence ATGAGCATGTCTGGAGACCCGGTCCTCGAGCGGGTGCGCGCGATCGAGGACGACTTCGCGGACGCGATGTCGCGCATGTACACCGTGGGCAACGAGCTGGCCACGCTCCGCGCCCGCCTCGAGACCGAGGCCTCCCCGGCGCAGTGGACCCCCGTCGCGGAGCCCGCCGCTCCCCCGACGCCGGCCGCAGCGACGGCCGACCCGCAGCCCTCCCCCGTGCCGACCGCCCCCGCCGGCCTGGTCACGCCTCCGCCGCCGGCCCACGCGCCGGCGTACGCCCCGGCCGCTGTGCCTCCGCCGGCCCGACCGCTGCCTCCCGCAGAGCCGTGGTGGCAGCGCGACGGCGTCGTCGCCAAGATCCTCGCCGTCGTCGGCGCGACGATCACCCTCATCGGCGTCGCCTTCCTGCTCGCCCTGGCCATCCAGATGGGCTTCTTCGGCCCGGTCGCCCGGGTGACGAGCGGCGCTCTGCTCGCCATGGGCCTCGTGGGCGCCGCCGCGCTCGTGCGCCGCCGCGAGGCCGGCACCGTCGGTGCCCTCGGCCTCGCCGCGACCGGCATCGCGACCGCCTACCTCGACGTCCTCGCCGTCACCCGCATCTACGACTGGGTGCCGCTCGCCGGGGGCATGGTCATCGCCGGCCTCATCGCGCTCGGCGGCGTGCTGCTCGCCCGGGCCTGGGACAGCCAGCTGCTCGCCGTCGTCGCCGTGCTCGGGGTGGCCCTCATGGCTCCCTTCGTCGGCCTCGAGCACGCCCGGCTCACCGGGGCCTTCCTCCTCGTCCTCACCATCGCGACCTGGCCGGCCCAGGTCGGTCGCCGGTGGTGGGCCCTCGAGCTGGCCCGGGTCGTGCCGACCGGTCTCTTCCTCGCCGCCCTCGCGCTGGCCCAGGAGCGCACGGCCGTGCCGGTCGTCCTCGCGCTCGGCCTCGCCGTCCTCGTCGTCGGCACGACCGTCGCCGGGACCCGCAGCGAGCGGCTCCCGCTGCAGCTCGGCGCCCTCGTGCCCGTCGGGGTCATGCCGGTGTGGAGCGCCGGCGTCGCCGCACCTGACCGCTGGGTCGGCACCGCACTCCTCGTCGTCGCCACCTGCCTGCTGCTGCTCGCCGCCGGCCTCGTCGTCCACCGCGAGGGCACCGCACTCCAGCACCGGGTGCCCGAGATCGCGCTCGCGGCCGCCGGCGTCACGTCGCTGACCGCGGCCCCGCGCGCCGTCGACGGCGGCAGCCTCGCGATCGTCGCGATCGTCGGCGTGGCCCTCGTCTGGGCCGTCGCGGCCCTCGTGCCGCGGCAGCGGTCGGTGCTGCTCGTCGCGTGGGGGCTGGGCGTCATCGCCCTCCTCGGGTCGCTCGCCCTCCTGCCCTATGTCGTCCTGCGCAGCCAGGCGGGCGACGTCGGGCCCCGCCACCTCGTGACGGCGGTGCTGCTCGTGGCCCTGCTCGTCGTGACCGCCCGGGCCAGCGACCGGATCATCCCGGCGACGGCTCCGGTGCTCTCGCGGGCGCTGCTCGCCCTGGCCGTGGTGTCCACCGGCGGCGCGGTCGTCGTCAGCGGTGTCCTCCTCGGCCAGCTGCTCGACGACCCGCGCGGCGGCTTCACCGCAGGCCAGGCCGGCGCCACCGTCGTCTGGATGGCCGCGGCCGCGCTGCTGCTCCTGCGGGGGCTGCGCGGCTCGACGATCGCCGTCCCCGCCGGGCTGACGCTCGCCGCCGCGAGCGTGGTCAAGCTGCTGCTCTTCGACCTCGCCTTCCTCGGCGGCCTCGCCCGGGTCGTCTCCTTCATCGTCGCCGGCCTGCTGCTGCTCGGCATGGGCGCCGGCTATGCCCAGGCCCTCGAGCGCTCGCGCCGCGAGGGAACCGACCGGACCCCGCCCGGCCCGCCGCCGGGGCCTGTGGATAACCCCACGGCGCCGACGCCCATCCCGCCTACGGTCTGA
- a CDS encoding DNA repair helicase XPB, translating to MGAAPDGALIVQSDKTLLLEVDHERAADARRAIAPFAELERAPEHIHTYRVTPLGLWNARAAGHDAEQVVDALLTHSRYPVPQALLVDVAETMDRYGRLVLEKDGEQLVLRATDRAVLTEVMRHKKIKPLLGAQLSPDEVVVHPSERGTLKQELLKVGWPADDRAGYVDGEAHPIDLTEDGWTLRPYQQQAVDGFWDGGSGVVVLPCGAGKTLVGAGAMAAASATTLILVTNTVSARQWKQELLERTSLTEDEIGEYSGARKEIRPVTIATYQVLTLKRKGVYPHLDLLDARDWGLIVYDEVHLLPAPIFRMTADLQARRRLGLTATLVREDGREADVFSLIGPKRFDAPWKDIEAQGYIAPADCVEVRVTLSDSERMAYATAEPDDRYRLSSCSPVKLPVVRSLVEQHRGEPTLVIGQYLDQLHELAEQLDADLITGETSVKERQELFADFREGRSSLLVVSKVANFSVDLPEATVAIQVSGTFGSRQEEAQRLGRVLRPKGDGRTAHFYTVVTRDTVDAEFAAHRQRFLAEQGYAYRIVDADDL from the coding sequence GTGGGGGCCGCCCCCGACGGTGCGCTGATCGTCCAGAGCGACAAGACCCTGCTGCTCGAGGTCGACCACGAGCGGGCCGCCGACGCCCGCCGGGCCATCGCCCCCTTCGCCGAGCTCGAGCGCGCCCCGGAGCACATCCACACCTACCGGGTCACCCCGCTCGGCCTGTGGAATGCCCGCGCCGCGGGCCACGACGCCGAGCAGGTCGTCGACGCCCTGCTCACCCACTCGCGCTACCCGGTGCCGCAGGCGCTGCTCGTCGACGTCGCCGAGACGATGGACCGCTACGGCCGTCTCGTGCTGGAGAAGGATGGTGAGCAGCTCGTCCTGCGCGCCACCGACCGGGCCGTTCTCACCGAGGTCATGCGGCACAAGAAGATCAAGCCGCTGCTCGGCGCCCAGCTCTCCCCCGACGAGGTCGTCGTCCACCCCTCCGAGCGGGGCACGCTCAAGCAGGAGCTGCTCAAGGTCGGCTGGCCCGCCGACGACCGGGCCGGCTACGTCGACGGCGAGGCCCACCCCATCGACCTCACCGAGGACGGCTGGACCCTGCGGCCCTACCAGCAGCAGGCGGTCGACGGCTTCTGGGACGGCGGCTCCGGCGTCGTCGTCCTGCCGTGCGGCGCGGGCAAGACCCTTGTCGGGGCCGGCGCGATGGCCGCCGCGAGCGCCACGACGCTCATCCTCGTGACCAACACCGTCAGTGCCCGGCAGTGGAAGCAGGAGCTGCTCGAGCGCACCTCGCTCACCGAGGACGAGATCGGCGAGTACTCGGGGGCGCGCAAGGAGATCCGCCCGGTCACCATCGCGACGTACCAAGTGCTCACGCTCAAGCGCAAGGGCGTCTACCCGCACCTCGACCTGCTCGACGCCCGCGACTGGGGCCTGATCGTCTACGACGAGGTCCACCTGCTGCCGGCGCCGATCTTCCGGATGACCGCCGACCTGCAGGCCCGCCGCCGGCTCGGTCTGACGGCCACCCTCGTCCGCGAGGACGGCCGCGAGGCCGACGTCTTCTCGCTCATCGGCCCCAAGCGCTTCGACGCACCGTGGAAGGACATCGAGGCGCAGGGCTACATCGCGCCCGCCGACTGCGTCGAGGTGCGGGTGACGCTCAGCGACTCCGAGCGGATGGCCTATGCGACGGCCGAGCCCGACGACCGCTACCGGCTCTCGTCGTGCTCGCCGGTCAAGCTGCCCGTCGTCCGCTCGCTCGTCGAGCAGCACCGCGGTGAGCCCACGCTCGTCATCGGTCAGTACCTCGACCAGCTGCACGAGCTCGCCGAGCAGCTCGACGCCGACCTCATCACCGGTGAGACCTCGGTCAAGGAGCGCCAGGAACTCTTCGCCGACTTCCGCGAGGGCCGCTCCAGCCTGCTCGTGGTGTCCAAGGTCGCCAACTTCTCCGTCGACCTGCCCGAGGCGACCGTCGCCATCCAGGTGAGCGGCACCTTCGGCTCGCGGCAGGAGGAGGCCCAGCGCCTCGGTCGGGTCCTGCGGCCGAAGGGGGACGGTCGCACCGCGCACTTCTACACCGTCGTCACCCGCGACACCGTCGACGCGGAGTTCGCCGCCCACCGGCAGCGCTTCCTCGCCGAGCAGGGCTACGCCTATCGCATCGTCGACGCCGACGACCTGTAG
- a CDS encoding response regulator transcription factor, producing MSTPTTSVDVPHLLVVEDEPNIRELLATSLRFAGFEVEVAGDGASALDAVHRMEPDLIVLDVMLPDTDGFEVAAQLRASERHQPILFLTARDSLDDKLKGLTVGGDDYVTKPFSLEEVIARIRVILRRTQDVPSSESVLSFADLELDDDAHEVRRAGRVIDVSPTEFKLLRYLMLNPNRVLSKAQILDHVWDYDFRGEMGIVESYISYLRRKIDTEGLPSLIHTKRGFGYVLRLPPE from the coding sequence GTGAGCACTCCCACCACCTCCGTCGACGTCCCCCACCTGCTGGTCGTCGAGGACGAGCCCAACATCCGCGAGCTGCTCGCCACGTCGCTGCGCTTCGCCGGCTTCGAGGTCGAGGTGGCGGGTGACGGGGCGAGCGCACTCGACGCGGTCCACCGCATGGAGCCCGACCTCATCGTCCTCGACGTCATGCTGCCCGACACCGACGGCTTCGAGGTCGCCGCGCAGCTGCGGGCCTCCGAGCGGCACCAGCCGATCCTCTTCCTCACCGCACGCGACTCCCTCGACGACAAGCTCAAGGGCCTGACCGTCGGCGGCGACGACTACGTCACCAAGCCCTTCTCGCTCGAGGAGGTCATCGCCCGTATCCGGGTGATCCTGCGCCGCACCCAGGACGTGCCCTCGAGCGAGTCGGTGCTCAGCTTCGCCGACCTCGAGCTCGACGACGACGCCCACGAGGTGCGCCGCGCCGGCCGCGTCATCGACGTCTCGCCGACGGAGTTCAAGCTGCTGCGCTACCTCATGCTCAACCCCAACCGCGTGCTGTCCAAGGCGCAGATCCTCGACCACGTGTGGGACTACGACTTCCGCGGCGAGATGGGCATCGTCGAGTCCTACATCTCCTACCTGCGGCGCAAGATCGACACCGAGGGCCTGCCCTCCCTGATCCACACCAAGCGCGGCTTCGGCTACGTGCTGCGCCTGCCTCCCGAGTGA
- a CDS encoding WXG100 family type VII secretion target, whose translation MASFTVDTAQVASSASDVSRISEDVETTVASMMSRLISLQNEWQGEASSSFQDLINDWRATQRTVKDSLDEIGRVLGEAGRTYDDTESSVKSTMRPGR comes from the coding sequence ATGGCCAGCTTCACCGTCGACACCGCACAGGTCGCGAGCAGCGCGTCCGACGTCTCCCGGATCTCCGAGGACGTCGAGACGACCGTCGCGAGCATGATGAGCCGGCTGATCTCGCTGCAGAACGAGTGGCAGGGCGAGGCCTCCTCGTCCTTTCAGGACCTCATCAACGACTGGCGGGCCACGCAGCGCACGGTCAAGGACAGCCTCGACGAGATCGGTCGGGTCCTCGGCGAGGCGGGCCGCACATACGACGACACCGAGAGCTCGGTCAAGAGCACGATGCGCCCCGGCCGCTGA
- a CDS encoding S1C family serine protease — protein sequence MDQPTAPLPPQHPQRGAAGPVPTTSYASALSAPPPPRMPRHRRRRLGELTAVALLTAALASGGTWGVMSLTDAGDASAATAGTSASTADGSSAASVVPVSSASKTNPDWNAVTAAVSPSVVSITVEGNGSGGEGSGVVLDTKGHILTNHHVVSGAGSNPTITVTLADGNSYAATIAGEDASTDLAVVTLKNPPSDLTPITVGSSAGLEVGDPVMAVGNPLGLSGTVTTGIVSALDRPVTTSSSESEQQDPFAQQQQSSPVVTSAIQTSAAVNPGNSGGALVDAAGRLVGINSSIASLGSSSGQSGSIGIGFAIPVDEATWIAQQLIEDGSAEHAFLGVTPTDGTATLGSATRAGAQIRSVSDGSPAADAGLEAGDLVVGVDDSPVTSAESLVGIIHSHRIGTQVSLAVVRDGKEQTIEATLGTAPASQG from the coding sequence ATGGACCAGCCCACCGCGCCACTGCCGCCGCAGCACCCTCAGCGGGGGGCGGCCGGACCCGTGCCGACCACCTCCTACGCCAGCGCCCTGTCCGCGCCCCCGCCGCCGCGCATGCCGCGGCACCGCCGCCGCCGGCTCGGCGAGCTCACCGCGGTCGCCCTGCTCACGGCCGCCCTCGCCAGCGGGGGCACGTGGGGCGTGATGTCGCTGACCGACGCCGGTGACGCCTCGGCCGCGACCGCCGGCACCTCGGCGAGCACCGCCGACGGCTCCTCGGCCGCGAGCGTCGTGCCCGTGAGCAGCGCGTCGAAGACCAACCCGGACTGGAATGCCGTGACCGCGGCCGTCTCGCCGAGCGTCGTGTCGATCACCGTCGAGGGCAACGGCTCCGGCGGCGAGGGCTCGGGCGTCGTCCTCGACACCAAGGGGCACATCCTCACCAACCACCACGTCGTCAGCGGCGCGGGCAGCAACCCGACGATCACCGTCACCCTGGCCGACGGCAACAGCTATGCGGCCACCATCGCCGGCGAGGACGCCTCGACCGACCTCGCGGTCGTCACCCTGAAGAACCCGCCGAGCGACCTGACCCCGATCACCGTCGGCTCCTCGGCCGGCCTCGAGGTCGGCGACCCGGTCATGGCGGTGGGCAACCCGCTCGGTCTCTCGGGCACCGTGACGACGGGCATCGTCAGCGCCCTCGACCGCCCGGTGACGACGAGCTCCTCCGAGAGCGAGCAGCAGGACCCCTTCGCCCAGCAGCAGCAGTCGAGCCCGGTCGTCACCTCGGCCATCCAGACCTCGGCCGCGGTCAACCCCGGCAACTCCGGCGGCGCGCTCGTCGACGCGGCCGGCCGCCTCGTGGGCATCAACTCCTCCATCGCGAGCCTCGGCAGCAGCAGCGGCCAGTCGGGCAGCATCGGCATCGGCTTCGCCATCCCCGTCGACGAGGCCACGTGGATCGCCCAGCAGCTCATCGAGGACGGCTCCGCGGAGCACGCCTTCCTCGGCGTGACGCCGACCGACGGCACGGCCACCCTCGGGTCGGCGACCCGCGCGGGTGCGCAGATCCGCTCGGTCTCCGACGGCAGCCCGGCCGCCGACGCGGGTCTGGAGGCGGGCGACCTCGTCGTGGGCGTCGACGACTCCCCCGTCACCTCGGCCGAGTCGCTCGTCGGCATCATCCACTCGCACCGCATCGGCACCCAGGTCTCGCTCGCCGTGGTGCGCGACGGCAAGGAGCAGACGATCGAGGCCACCCTCGGGACGGCTCCCGCGTCCCAGGGGTGA
- a CDS encoding cell wall metabolism sensor histidine kinase WalK has translation MSMERVTAPVVRKLEAMPLTWRLIVILLALLLAALVATSTAMAWLLQRDLEANVDEQLRTVAIPIAEDEASYYGTDDPTDIYSGSDGSPTNLYFVRQPGDGGPWRYRFPTGETSRPDVPVLHADDVRVLTQEPFTVTSVDGTAKWRFIAGRYTNGSTFAIGMPLSGVNKIIGRYVAVTLAVGLGALVTCGVLGWFATRRAFRPLRRIEDTAAAIAAGDLTRRVPVRHSHDEVASLSDSLNSMLGQVERSFAVQEASETKMRQFVADASHELRTPLATVRGYAELYRQGAVQGPEATTQAMDRIEGEASRMTGLVDDLLLLARLDDQRPLELSDVDLVVLCAETVHDARARAPHRRIQLVGLDGELRPVVVRGDDGRLRQVLSNLIGNALMHTADDVAVEVRTGQVGDRAVIEVRDHGAGIDPEAAARVFERFFRVDKARSRARGGSGLGLAIVAAIVGQHQGDVDVRETPGGGATFHVELPGATPVRPARV, from the coding sequence ATGAGCATGGAGCGGGTCACCGCACCCGTCGTCCGCAAGCTCGAGGCGATGCCGCTCACCTGGCGGCTGATCGTCATCCTGCTCGCCCTGCTGCTCGCGGCCCTCGTCGCGACCTCGACCGCCATGGCCTGGCTGCTGCAGCGCGACCTCGAGGCCAATGTCGACGAGCAGCTGCGCACGGTCGCGATCCCGATCGCCGAGGACGAGGCCTCCTACTACGGCACCGACGACCCGACCGACATCTACAGCGGCAGCGACGGCAGCCCGACCAACCTCTACTTCGTGCGCCAGCCCGGCGACGGGGGCCCGTGGCGCTACCGCTTCCCCACCGGCGAGACCTCCCGGCCCGACGTGCCGGTCCTGCACGCCGACGACGTGCGCGTGCTGACCCAGGAGCCCTTCACGGTGACCTCGGTCGACGGCACCGCCAAGTGGCGCTTCATCGCCGGCCGCTACACCAACGGCTCGACCTTCGCGATCGGTATGCCGCTGTCGGGCGTCAACAAGATCATCGGCCGCTACGTCGCCGTGACCCTCGCCGTCGGCCTCGGTGCACTCGTCACCTGCGGCGTCCTCGGCTGGTTCGCCACCCGCCGGGCCTTCCGCCCCCTTCGTCGCATCGAGGACACCGCCGCGGCCATCGCCGCCGGAGACCTCACCCGACGCGTGCCGGTGCGGCACAGCCACGACGAGGTCGCGAGCCTGAGCGACTCGCTCAACTCCATGCTCGGGCAGGTCGAGCGCAGCTTCGCCGTCCAGGAGGCGTCGGAGACCAAGATGCGCCAGTTCGTCGCCGACGCGAGCCACGAACTGCGCACCCCGCTGGCGACGGTCCGCGGCTACGCCGAGCTCTACCGCCAGGGCGCGGTGCAGGGGCCCGAGGCGACGACCCAGGCCATGGACCGGATCGAGGGCGAGGCCTCACGCATGACCGGGCTCGTCGACGACCTGCTGCTGCTCGCCCGCCTCGACGACCAGCGGCCGCTCGAGCTCTCCGACGTCGACCTCGTCGTCCTGTGCGCCGAGACCGTCCACGACGCGCGCGCCCGCGCGCCGCACCGCCGGATCCAGCTCGTCGGTCTCGACGGCGAGCTGCGGCCGGTCGTCGTGCGGGGTGACGACGGCCGCCTGCGGCAGGTGCTCAGCAACCTCATCGGCAATGCCCTCATGCACACCGCCGACGACGTCGCGGTCGAGGTGCGCACCGGGCAGGTCGGCGACCGGGCCGTCATCGAGGTGCGTGACCATGGCGCCGGCATCGACCCCGAGGCGGCCGCGCGGGTCTTCGAGCGGTTCTTCCGCGTCGACAAGGCCCGCTCGCGCGCCCGCGGCGGCAGCGGTCTCGGGCTGGCGATCGTCGCCGCGATCGTCGGCCAGCACCAGGGCGACGTCGACGTCCGCGAGACGCCGGGAGGCGGCGCGACCTTCCACGTCGAGCTGCCCGGTGCGACCCCGGTCCGGCCCGCGCGCGTCTAG
- the ehuA gene encoding ectoine/hydroxyectoine ABC transporter ATP-binding protein EhuA has product MSTDPTGGTPPSSTPVIRFEDVEKSFGDHTVLSDLHFDVAQGERVTLIGPSGSGKTTILRLVMTLEELTGGYIWIDGKPLTHDRRDGKRVRLREKEVAQTRKKIGMVFQHFNLFPNMSVIDNVTEAPVHVLGRSKEEARERGLALLDQVGLKDRADEHPSRLSGGQKQRVAIARALAMDPKILLLDEVTSALDPELVGDVLGVLRDVADSTDISMLIVTHEMQFARDVSHKVMMFDHGQILEQGTPDAILSNPEHERTKRFLTSIL; this is encoded by the coding sequence TTGTCTACTGACCCGACCGGGGGGACGCCCCCTTCGTCCACCCCCGTCATCCGCTTCGAGGACGTCGAGAAGTCCTTCGGGGACCACACGGTGCTGTCGGACCTGCACTTCGACGTCGCGCAGGGCGAGCGGGTGACGCTCATCGGCCCGAGCGGCTCGGGCAAGACGACGATCCTGCGGCTCGTCATGACGCTCGAGGAGCTGACCGGTGGCTACATCTGGATCGACGGCAAGCCGCTGACCCACGACCGCCGCGACGGCAAGCGGGTCCGCCTGCGGGAGAAGGAGGTTGCCCAGACCCGCAAGAAGATCGGCATGGTCTTCCAGCACTTCAACCTCTTCCCCAACATGTCGGTCATCGACAACGTCACCGAGGCGCCCGTGCACGTCCTCGGCCGGAGCAAGGAGGAGGCCCGTGAGCGCGGGCTGGCGCTGCTCGACCAGGTGGGGCTGAAGGACCGCGCCGACGAGCACCCCAGCCGCCTCTCCGGCGGTCAGAAGCAGCGCGTCGCGATCGCCCGGGCCCTGGCGATGGACCCCAAGATCCTGCTGCTCGACGAGGTGACCTCGGCGCTCGACCCGGAGCTCGTCGGCGACGTGCTCGGTGTGCTGCGCGATGTCGCGGACTCGACCGACATCTCGATGCTCATCGTCACCCACGAGATGCAGTTCGCCCGCGACGTCTCGCACAAGGTGATGATGTTCGACCACGGCCAGATCCTCGAGCAGGGGACACCCGACGCGATCCTCAGCAACCCCGAGCACGAGCGGACGAAGCGCTTCCTGACGTCGATCCTGTGA